The DNA window CTTCCATACCGAGGATGGCGATGATGTCCAGTAGTTCGTTGTAACGCTGAAGGATATTTTTTACGCGCTGAGCGGTGTTGTAATGCAATTCTCCGATGATCAGCGGATCAAGGATTCTTGAAGTAGAATCGAGTGGATCCACCGCAGGATAAATACCCAGTGCTGCAATCTTACGGCTCAATACCGTCGTTGCGTCCAGGTGGGCAAAAGTCGTAGCGGGTGCCGGGTCAGTCAAGTCATCAGCAGGAACGTAAACCGCCTGTACGGAAGTGATGGATCCTCTTTTGGTAGAGGTGATACGCTCTTGCATCAAACCCATCTCTGTAGCAAGCGTTGGTTGGTAACCCACGGCAGAAGGCATACGACCCAACAATGCAGAAACCTCAGAACCTGCCTGCGTGAATCGGAAGATGTTGTCGATGAAGAAAAGGATGTCTTTTCCTCCTGCAGGATCTGTCATGTCTCCGTCACGGAAATATTCTGCGACGGTAAGACCTGAAAGGGCAACCCTTGCACGGGCACCCGGCGGTTCATTCATCTGTCCAAAGATGAATGTTGCCTTAGAATCCATTAACTCTTTTTTGTCAACAGAAGCCAAATCCCAGCCTCCTTCTTCCATGGAGTGCTTGAATTTATCTCCGTATTTTATGATGCCTGCTTCAATCATTTCACGCAACAGGTCATTTCCCTCACGGGTTCTTTCTCCTACTCCTGCAAAAACGGAAAGACCGCCATATCCTTTCGCAATATTGTTGATCAACTCCTGAATCAATACGGTTTTACCAACACCCGCACCTCCGAACAATCCAATTTTACCACCTTTGGAATATGGCTCAATCAAATCAATTACCTTGATCCCTGTAAAAAGAACTTCAGTCTCTGTGGACAAATCCTCATAGGTAGGCGGTTTCTGGTGAATGGAATAAGTATGTGCACGGCTTACCGGTCCAAGACCATCAATAGGCTCTCCTACCACATTAAACAATCGGCCTTTGATTTCTTCACCCACCGGCATAGAAATTGTTTCTTTAAGGTCTATAGCCTCTGCTCCACGGGTAAGTCCATCGGTAGAATCCATGGCTACAGCCCGTACACTGTCTTCACCAAGATGTTGCTGAACTTCCAGGATAAGATCTTCCTTACCTTCACGTTTGATGCAAAGAGCATGATAGATTTCAGGTAGATGCGAACCTTCTCCGGAAAATGATACGTCCACCACAGGACCGATGATTTGACTTACGCGACCGATATTTGCCATAAATTAGAATTAATTAGATGTGTTTTTAATCCGCCGCAAAGATAAAACCCTGATGGACGCTGAAAGCCTTAATTTTGTTAATAATGATTAAAGATTTGGATAACAATTGGGAAGAACTGAAAACTGCTGCCCTCCACGGTACTCCGGACCCGGTCGGTCTGGCAAATAAGCTGGCCCATCGTTTCCTTTTGGTCGGGTCCGCGCAATACTTATCCTACCGTGGAAATGACCTGAAATCTTTTCCAAATGCTGCTGTACAGCCAAGTTGGGAACATTTTTTTGAGCAGATTTTGGGGCAAGATCACCGGGAGCTTTTTTATGAATTTTGTCTATTGTCGCAGCGAAAATCTCAGATTTTTCCTGTCAACTTTTTAGTTCAGGTCTTAAAATTCCTCAACAGCCATCCCGAATTAGCAGATTATG is part of the Candidatus Vicinibacter affinis genome and encodes:
- a CDS encoding F0F1 ATP synthase subunit beta → MANIGRVSQIIGPVVDVSFSGEGSHLPEIYHALCIKREGKEDLILEVQQHLGEDSVRAVAMDSTDGLTRGAEAIDLKETISMPVGEEIKGRLFNVVGEPIDGLGPVSRAHTYSIHQKPPTYEDLSTETEVLFTGIKVIDLIEPYSKGGKIGLFGGAGVGKTVLIQELINNIAKGYGGLSVFAGVGERTREGNDLLREMIEAGIIKYGDKFKHSMEEGGWDLASVDKKELMDSKATFIFGQMNEPPGARARVALSGLTVAEYFRDGDMTDPAGGKDILFFIDNIFRFTQAGSEVSALLGRMPSAVGYQPTLATEMGLMQERITSTKRGSITSVQAVYVPADDLTDPAPATTFAHLDATTVLSRKIAALGIYPAVDPLDSTSRILDPLIIGELHYNTAQRVKNILQRYNELLDIIAILGMEELSEEDKLIVHRARRVQRFLSQPFHVAEQFTGLKGVLVPIEETIRGFNMIMDGEVDQYPEAAFNLVGTIDDAIEKGKKILAESNN